A portion of the Stella humosa genome contains these proteins:
- a CDS encoding ABC transporter substrate-binding protein, giving the protein MRSPSWIAAALVAVGIGLAAPAAAQEKVRFSFTAASMLYAPVYVADTMGFFKQQGLESEIVHFKAGGSAALAAVLGGNVDIYVGAASSALRAVDKGTDAVVIASLMTQFSINAVIRGDIAKERGLTPASTEAERLKALKGLRIGVSGAGSGTHQIMQYMLARAGLNPERDATIAFLGGGSDVLAAFLAKRIDAAAFSNPASDLAVQKHGGFLLIDGAAGQLEELNGFLYVTLITSRRWLAKNPEKAVRTVRAFQQALDTMHDPVEGPKARDAIHPQHFAQTEKPIFDAAWAALNPAFPKSVAIERPHLENVVRFLNNFSEEKYGEDVSKVYTNEVADKARK; this is encoded by the coding sequence ATGCGTTCGCCGTCCTGGATCGCCGCTGCCCTGGTGGCGGTCGGCATCGGCCTTGCCGCCCCCGCCGCCGCGCAGGAGAAGGTCCGCTTCTCCTTCACCGCCGCCAGCATGCTCTATGCCCCGGTCTACGTCGCGGACACGATGGGCTTCTTCAAGCAGCAGGGCCTGGAATCCGAGATCGTCCACTTCAAGGCGGGCGGCAGTGCCGCCTTGGCGGCAGTCCTGGGCGGCAATGTCGACATCTATGTGGGCGCGGCCTCCAGCGCGCTGCGCGCGGTCGACAAGGGCACGGACGCGGTCGTCATCGCCTCGCTGATGACCCAGTTCTCGATCAATGCCGTGATCCGCGGCGACATCGCCAAGGAACGCGGGCTGACACCCGCCAGCACCGAGGCCGAGCGGCTGAAGGCGTTGAAGGGCCTGCGCATCGGCGTCAGCGGTGCGGGCAGCGGCACCCACCAGATCATGCAGTACATGCTGGCCCGCGCCGGCCTGAACCCCGAGCGCGACGCCACCATCGCCTTCCTGGGCGGCGGGTCGGACGTGCTGGCGGCGTTCCTGGCCAAGCGCATCGACGCGGCCGCCTTCTCCAACCCCGCCAGCGACCTGGCCGTCCAGAAGCATGGCGGCTTCCTCTTGATAGACGGCGCGGCCGGGCAGCTCGAGGAACTGAACGGCTTCCTCTACGTCACCCTCATCACCTCGCGCCGCTGGCTCGCGAAGAACCCCGAGAAGGCGGTGCGCACGGTGCGTGCCTTCCAGCAGGCGCTCGATACCATGCACGACCCGGTCGAGGGGCCGAAGGCGCGCGACGCCATCCACCCCCAGCACTTCGCCCAGACCGAGAAGCCGATCTTCGACGCCGCCTGGGCCGCCCTGAACCCGGCCTTCCCCAAGTCGGTCGCGATCGAGCGCCCGCACCTGGAGAACGTCGTGCGCTTCCTCAACAACTTCTCGGAAGAGAAGTACGGCGAGGACGTGAGCAAGGTCTACACGAACGAGGTCGCGGACAAGGCGCGCAAGTAG
- a CDS encoding alkaline phosphatase family protein gives MAAGNILLVTFDQWRADCIQAVGHPCVRTPTVDALAADGVLFRNHFTQAAPCGPARASLLTGLYMHNHRSLRNGTPLDARHANLALEARKAGYAPKLFGYTDTSADPRDHDPNDPVLATYEGVLPGFDAELLLTESLEPWAAWLKARGHDVPARPTDLYLPDRSGAQPGDGPTRAPMHMVAEDEITFFLADRVRDWLAVNGGKPWFLHLSFIRPHPPYIAPAPYDRLVDPADVPPALRAADRTAQAAQHPWLAAHIARQWAGKLPVADAVPMAAMDEAALAQLRATYYGLVSLADAALGRVIADLKASGAYDDTLIVLTADHGEHLGDHWLLGKDGYHDQAFHIPLLVRDPRRSADAGRGRVVEAFTEAVDVMPTVLGWLGRPVPPACDGADLAPFLAGGTPDRWRDAVHWGYDFRDVRGGHFEKTLGLSPEECGLLVRRDAQGKYVHFAGLPPLFFDLAADPGELNDLSRDPARQGQMFDYARRLLSWRMAHEDKTLSHYHLGAGGAASNRAV, from the coding sequence ATGGCCGCGGGCAACATTCTTCTCGTGACCTTCGACCAGTGGCGGGCTGACTGCATCCAGGCGGTGGGCCACCCTTGCGTGCGCACGCCCACCGTCGACGCGCTGGCGGCCGACGGGGTGCTGTTCCGCAACCATTTCACCCAGGCGGCCCCCTGCGGCCCGGCCCGTGCCTCGCTGCTGACCGGCCTCTACATGCACAACCACCGGTCGCTGCGGAATGGCACGCCGCTCGACGCCCGCCACGCCAACCTGGCGCTGGAGGCGCGCAAGGCCGGCTATGCGCCCAAGCTCTTCGGCTATACCGACACCAGTGCCGACCCGCGCGACCACGACCCGAACGACCCGGTGCTCGCCACCTACGAGGGGGTGCTGCCCGGCTTCGACGCTGAGCTGCTGCTGACCGAATCGTTGGAGCCGTGGGCGGCCTGGCTGAAGGCGCGCGGCCACGACGTGCCGGCGCGGCCGACCGACCTCTATCTGCCCGATCGCTCCGGGGCCCAACCGGGGGACGGCCCGACGCGGGCGCCGATGCACATGGTGGCCGAGGACGAGATCACCTTCTTCCTGGCCGACCGGGTGCGCGACTGGCTGGCGGTGAATGGCGGCAAGCCGTGGTTCCTCCACCTCTCCTTCATCCGCCCGCACCCGCCCTATATCGCCCCGGCGCCGTACGACCGGCTGGTCGACCCGGCCGACGTGCCGCCCGCGCTGCGCGCCGCCGACCGGACGGCGCAGGCCGCACAGCATCCCTGGCTGGCCGCCCACATCGCCCGGCAATGGGCGGGCAAGCTGCCGGTGGCGGACGCAGTGCCGATGGCGGCCATGGACGAGGCCGCACTCGCCCAGCTTCGTGCCACCTACTACGGGCTGGTGTCGCTGGCCGATGCGGCGCTGGGCCGGGTCATCGCTGACCTGAAGGCGAGCGGGGCCTATGACGACACGCTGATCGTGCTGACCGCCGACCATGGCGAGCATTTGGGCGACCACTGGCTGCTGGGCAAGGACGGCTATCACGACCAGGCCTTCCATATCCCGCTGCTGGTCCGCGATCCGCGACGCTCGGCCGATGCCGGGCGCGGAAGGGTGGTGGAGGCATTCACCGAGGCCGTTGACGTGATGCCGACGGTGCTGGGCTGGCTCGGCCGGCCGGTGCCGCCCGCCTGCGACGGCGCCGACCTGGCGCCCTTCCTGGCCGGCGGCACGCCCGACCGCTGGCGCGACGCCGTCCACTGGGGCTACGACTTCCGCGACGTGCGCGGCGGCCATTTCGAGAAGACCCTGGGCCTGTCGCCCGAGGAATGCGGCCTGCTGGTGCGGCGCGACGCCCAGGGCAAGTACGTCCACTTCGCCGGCCTGCCGCCGCTCTTCTTCGACCTGGCCGCCGACCCGGGCGAACTCAACGACCTGTCGCGCGACCCGGCCCGGCAGGGGCAGATGTTCGACTATGCGCGGCGGCTGCTGTCCTGGCGCATGGCGCATGAGGACAAGACGCTCAGCCACTATCACCTGGGGGCGGGCGGGGCGGCGTCGAATCGCGCCGTCTGA
- a CDS encoding LysR substrate-binding domain-containing protein, producing MFQTQLRAFHAVAVEGSFTRAAARLGVTQPTLSAQVKAIEEHCGAALFDRLGRRVVLTDFGRRLLDVTQRLADAEAAAAELIGDARTLRTGRLRVAADSPYHVAPLLAAFHGRYPGVQAILSIGNAGAVLDDLLHFAADVAILADVPDDPRLHAVPCGRHRVVIVVPREHPWAARPMVAPAELAGQPMVLREAGSVTRRLFEARLAVAGIRPRIVMEIESREAVREAVAAGIGLAVVSEAEFGADARLAMVPVDDPLLVTREFVVCRTDRRRVAVVRAFLELVPG from the coding sequence ATGTTTCAGACCCAGCTCCGCGCCTTCCACGCCGTCGCCGTCGAGGGCAGCTTCACCCGCGCGGCCGCGCGCCTGGGCGTCACCCAGCCGACGCTGTCGGCCCAGGTGAAAGCGATCGAGGAACATTGCGGGGCGGCCCTGTTCGATCGCCTCGGCCGGCGCGTGGTGCTGACCGATTTCGGCCGCCGCCTGCTCGACGTCACGCAGCGCCTGGCCGACGCGGAGGCCGCCGCGGCCGAACTGATCGGCGACGCGCGCACGCTGCGCACCGGCCGCCTGCGGGTGGCGGCCGACAGCCCCTATCACGTGGCGCCGCTGTTGGCGGCCTTCCATGGACGCTATCCGGGCGTGCAGGCGATCCTGTCGATCGGCAATGCCGGCGCCGTGCTGGACGACCTGCTGCATTTCGCGGCCGATGTCGCGATCCTGGCCGACGTGCCCGACGACCCGCGCCTGCACGCGGTGCCCTGCGGCCGCCACCGGGTGGTGATCGTCGTACCCCGCGAGCATCCCTGGGCCGCCCGGCCGATGGTGGCCCCGGCGGAACTCGCCGGCCAGCCCATGGTCCTGCGCGAGGCAGGCTCCGTCACCCGCCGCCTGTTCGAGGCGCGCCTGGCCGTAGCCGGCATCCGCCCCCGCATCGTCATGGAGATCGAAAGCCGCGAGGCGGTGCGCGAGGCCGTCGCCGCCGGCATCGGCCTGGCGGTGGTGTCGGAGGCGGAGTTCGGCGCCGACGCGCGCCTGGCTATGGTGCCGGTCGACGACCCCCTGCTGGTCACCCGCGAGTTCGTCGTCTGCCGCACCGACCGGCGGCGGGTGGCGGTGGTGCGGGCGTTCCTGGAACTGGTGCCGGGGTAG
- a CDS encoding 2-aminoethylphosphonate--pyruvate transaminase encodes MTDPNAVPLLLTPGPLTTSETTKRAMLRDWGSRDGRFVEMNVRIRRRLVDLVNGGDRFVAVPIQGSGTFAVEAMLGTMLPPDGKILLAINGAYGHRMARIVEMLGRAAVEYETAEDTPIDAAEVGRRLDADPAITHVAIVHCETTSGVLNPVEAVAVEVARRGRRLLIDAMAAFGALPLDVSEVACDAVAASSNKCLEGVPGLGFMLARREAIEACEGNAHALSLDLYDQWRFMERAGQWRFTPPTHVIAAFDQALTEHAAEGGVAGRGARYRENCRILVDGMRAMGFETLLPDAIQAPIIVTFHMPSDPAFQFQSFYDRLRDRGFVIYPGKLTVADSFRIGCIGQLHAADMHNALAAIAATLAEMGVTHCSPVPVARRATA; translated from the coding sequence ATGACCGACCCGAACGCGGTGCCGCTGCTCCTCACGCCCGGCCCCTTGACCACGTCGGAGACGACCAAGCGCGCCATGCTGCGCGACTGGGGCTCGCGCGACGGCCGCTTCGTCGAGATGAACGTGCGCATCCGCCGCCGGCTGGTCGACCTGGTCAATGGCGGCGACCGCTTCGTCGCCGTCCCGATCCAGGGCAGCGGCACCTTCGCGGTCGAGGCGATGCTGGGCACGATGCTGCCGCCCGACGGCAAGATCCTGCTCGCCATCAACGGCGCCTATGGCCACCGCATGGCCCGCATCGTCGAGATGCTAGGCCGCGCCGCGGTCGAGTACGAGACGGCCGAGGACACGCCGATCGACGCGGCCGAGGTCGGCCGCCGGCTCGACGCCGACCCCGCCATCACCCATGTCGCCATCGTCCATTGCGAGACGACGTCGGGCGTGCTGAACCCGGTGGAAGCCGTCGCGGTCGAGGTCGCCCGGCGCGGCCGCCGCCTGCTGATCGACGCCATGGCCGCCTTCGGCGCCCTGCCGCTCGATGTCTCCGAGGTTGCCTGCGATGCGGTGGCCGCCTCGTCCAACAAGTGCCTGGAGGGTGTCCCCGGCCTGGGCTTCATGCTGGCCCGCCGCGAGGCGATCGAGGCCTGCGAGGGCAACGCCCATGCCCTCAGCCTCGATCTCTACGACCAGTGGCGCTTCATGGAGCGGGCCGGGCAGTGGCGCTTCACGCCCCCCACCCACGTCATCGCCGCCTTCGACCAGGCGCTGACCGAGCATGCCGCCGAGGGCGGCGTCGCCGGCCGCGGCGCGCGCTATAGGGAAAACTGCCGCATCCTGGTGGACGGCATGCGGGCCATGGGCTTCGAGACACTGCTGCCGGATGCCATCCAGGCCCCGATCATCGTCACCTTCCACATGCCGTCCGACCCGGCCTTCCAGTTCCAGTCCTTCTATGACCGGCTGCGCGACCGCGGCTTCGTCATATATCCCGGCAAGCTGACGGTGGCCGACAGCTTCCGCATCGGCTGCATCGGGCAGTTGCATGCGGCCGACATGCACAACGCGCTCGCCGCGATCGCCGCCACCCTGGCCGAGATGGGCGTGACCCATTGCAGCCCGGTGCCGGTCGCCCGCCGCGCCACCGCCTGA
- the phnY gene encoding phosphonoacetaldehyde dehydrogenase produces MTALPKNFEADGLRHETLRIAGERVDNPRRIDVHYPWDNRVIGSVPKATEADVARAFEVAAAFRSPLSRHERGAILQRTARILVERTAEVSDLITLESGLSKKDSVYEVGRAHDVFMLAGQAALNDDGQIFSCDISPHGKKRRIYTQRDPLRAISAITPFNHPLNQVAHKIAPSIATNNKMVLKPSEKTPLTAFLLADILYEAGLPPAMFQVVTGDPREIGLALIKCPEIDLVTFTGGVGVGKWIADNLGYRRCVLELGGNDPLIVMEDADLEEATTLAAAGSYKNSGQRCTAVKRMLVHESLADAFAARLVEKTKALKYGDPMDPATDMGTVIDEESATRIEGRVTDAIARGARLLHGHERRGALYAPTVVDHVPVDAPLVMEETFGPVSPILRFRDIDEAIRISNGTAYGLSSGIVTNRLDYITRFVQELNVGTVNVREVPGYRIESSPFGGIKDSGLGYKEGVLEAMKAFTNVKTYSLPWG; encoded by the coding sequence ATGACCGCACTTCCGAAGAACTTCGAGGCCGACGGCCTCCGCCACGAGACGCTGCGCATCGCGGGCGAGCGGGTCGACAACCCGCGCCGGATCGACGTCCACTACCCCTGGGACAACCGCGTCATCGGCTCGGTGCCCAAGGCGACCGAGGCCGACGTGGCCCGCGCCTTCGAGGTGGCCGCCGCCTTCCGCTCGCCGCTGTCGCGGCACGAGCGCGGGGCCATCCTGCAGCGCACCGCCCGCATCCTGGTCGAGCGCACGGCCGAGGTGAGCGACCTGATCACGCTGGAATCCGGGCTGTCGAAGAAGGATTCCGTCTACGAGGTCGGCCGCGCCCACGACGTCTTCATGCTGGCGGGCCAAGCCGCGCTCAACGACGACGGGCAGATCTTCTCGTGCGACATCAGCCCGCACGGCAAGAAGCGGCGCATCTACACCCAGCGCGACCCCCTGCGCGCGATCTCGGCCATCACGCCCTTCAACCATCCGCTGAACCAGGTGGCGCACAAGATCGCGCCGTCGATCGCCACCAACAACAAGATGGTCCTGAAGCCGTCCGAGAAGACGCCGCTGACGGCCTTCCTGCTGGCCGACATCCTCTACGAGGCGGGCCTGCCGCCGGCGATGTTCCAGGTGGTGACCGGCGACCCGCGCGAGATCGGCCTGGCGCTCATCAAGTGCCCGGAGATAGACCTCGTCACCTTCACGGGCGGCGTCGGCGTCGGCAAGTGGATCGCCGACAACCTGGGCTATCGCCGCTGCGTGCTGGAACTGGGCGGCAACGACCCGCTGATCGTGATGGAGGACGCCGACCTGGAGGAGGCCACGACGCTGGCCGCCGCCGGTTCCTACAAGAACTCCGGCCAGCGCTGCACGGCCGTCAAGCGCATGCTGGTGCATGAGAGCCTGGCCGACGCCTTCGCGGCCCGCCTGGTGGAGAAGACCAAGGCGCTGAAGTACGGCGATCCGATGGACCCGGCGACCGACATGGGCACGGTCATCGACGAGGAATCGGCGACCCGCATCGAGGGCCGCGTGACCGATGCCATCGCCAGAGGCGCCCGCCTGCTGCACGGGCACGAGCGCCGGGGCGCGCTCTACGCGCCGACGGTGGTCGACCATGTCCCGGTCGACGCGCCGCTGGTGATGGAGGAGACGTTCGGCCCCGTCTCGCCGATCCTGCGCTTCCGCGATATCGACGAGGCGATCCGGATTTCCAACGGCACGGCCTACGGCCTGTCGTCGGGCATCGTCACCAACCGGCTGGACTACATCACCCGCTTCGTCCAGGAGCTGAACGTCGGCACGGTCAACGTCCGCGAGGTCCCCGGCTACCGCATCGAATCCTCGCCCTTCGGCGGCATCAAGGATTCGGGCCTGGGCTACAAGGAAGGCGTGCTGGAGGCGATGAAGGCCTTCACCAACGTGAAGACCTACTCCCTGCCCTGGGGGTGA
- a CDS encoding PIN-like domain-containing protein: MKVFFDNCTSPVLAATLCGYIAHLGHEAIHIKDLPCGRHASDIEWIALLGADADEWLVVTGDGRIVRNKAERAAYRAAGLRGFVLEPGFQKTPLNQVASALLWRWPDMAKIASLVGGPALYSLPVRRGSRITTLPL; encoded by the coding sequence GTGAAGGTCTTCTTCGATAACTGCACGTCCCCGGTACTGGCCGCGACACTTTGCGGCTACATCGCCCATCTCGGTCACGAGGCGATCCATATCAAGGACTTGCCGTGCGGCCGCCATGCGAGCGATATCGAGTGGATCGCTCTACTTGGCGCCGATGCGGATGAATGGCTGGTCGTGACCGGGGACGGCCGCATTGTTCGCAACAAGGCCGAGCGTGCCGCCTATCGGGCCGCCGGCCTTCGCGGCTTCGTGCTGGAGCCGGGTTTCCAGAAGACGCCGCTGAACCAAGTGGCTTCGGCTCTGCTGTGGCGTTGGCCGGACATGGCCAAGATCGCTAGCCTCGTCGGCGGGCCGGCGCTCTACAGTCTGCCCGTTCGCCGTGGCAGCCGGATCACCACACTGCCGCTGTAG
- a CDS encoding ABC transporter permease: protein MKSTLGRPAIWALRALLLAAVLGGWELASGRLFEEFFVSRPSAIGAVAWSWVKSGRLFYHAGITITEAVAGFALGGLAGMTAGILLGRLQLLADVLDPFITMFYSLPKIALAPLFVLWFGIGMDMKIILTATVVFFLVFLNTYTGVRNVSRELIAILRLMGANERHVLTKVVLPSAVTWVFAGLRLSVPYALIGAIVGELIAANQGLGYLLADAAGQFNTAGVFAALLAIVLLALCLNLAVKLFEYRAMPWQRGQAVREMSI from the coding sequence ATGAAGTCCACCCTGGGCCGCCCCGCCATCTGGGCCTTGCGCGCGCTGCTGCTGGCGGCGGTGCTGGGCGGGTGGGAGCTGGCGTCCGGCCGCCTGTTCGAGGAGTTCTTCGTCAGCCGCCCGTCGGCGATCGGTGCGGTTGCCTGGAGCTGGGTGAAGAGCGGCCGGCTCTTCTATCACGCCGGCATCACCATCACCGAGGCGGTGGCCGGCTTCGCGCTGGGCGGGCTGGCCGGAATGACGGCCGGCATCCTGCTGGGCCGGCTGCAACTGCTGGCCGACGTGCTCGACCCGTTCATCACCATGTTCTACAGCCTGCCGAAGATCGCGCTGGCGCCCTTGTTCGTGCTGTGGTTCGGCATCGGCATGGACATGAAGATCATTCTGACGGCGACGGTCGTCTTCTTCCTGGTCTTCCTCAACACCTACACGGGCGTGCGCAACGTCAGCCGCGAGCTCATCGCCATCCTGCGATTGATGGGGGCGAACGAGCGCCACGTGCTGACCAAGGTGGTGCTGCCGTCGGCCGTCACCTGGGTCTTCGCGGGGTTGCGCCTGTCGGTGCCCTACGCGCTGATCGGCGCCATCGTCGGCGAGCTGATCGCCGCCAACCAGGGGCTGGGCTACCTGCTGGCCGACGCCGCCGGGCAGTTCAACACGGCCGGCGTGTTCGCCGCCTTGCTGGCGATCGTGCTGCTGGCGCTCTGCCTCAACCTGGCGGTCAAGCTGTTCGAATATCGCGCCATGCCCTGGCAGCGCGGCCAGGCGGTGCGCGAAATGTCCATATGA
- a CDS encoding GntR family transcriptional regulator — MSSTVPAIAGLEMPAATMPEAGLVRSVGAALHRQVFVVLKDWIVSGRYAAGRALLPEEALARAFGVSRITVRRALADLEQAGLVERRHGRGTFVRPPPAAEPLQHAVADVEAAIARTGQLRARVLEFDHVVPPPDVRAALELAVGEKAQRAVRVRHRDGLPIMHLTTYVPDAIGRTYDRADMETTPLYELLRRAGRGYRRAEQRIGAALADPHIAGLLQLDAGAPLLHIRRRLLDGDGRPVEDLTMLASPQRYQLRTVHNWEDPAAGPIVSYETTLAE; from the coding sequence GTGTCAAGCACGGTGCCAGCGATCGCCGGTCTGGAGATGCCGGCCGCCACGATGCCGGAGGCCGGCCTGGTGCGGTCGGTCGGGGCCGCCCTCCATCGCCAGGTGTTCGTCGTCCTCAAGGACTGGATCGTGTCGGGGCGCTATGCCGCCGGCCGCGCCCTGCTGCCGGAAGAGGCGCTGGCGCGGGCCTTCGGCGTGTCGCGGATCACCGTGCGCCGCGCCCTGGCCGACCTGGAGCAGGCGGGCCTGGTGGAGCGTCGGCACGGCCGCGGCACCTTCGTGCGCCCGCCGCCCGCGGCCGAGCCCCTGCAGCACGCCGTGGCCGACGTCGAGGCGGCGATCGCCCGCACCGGCCAGCTTCGCGCCCGGGTGCTGGAGTTCGACCATGTCGTGCCGCCGCCCGACGTGCGTGCGGCGCTGGAACTGGCGGTGGGGGAGAAGGCCCAGCGCGCCGTGCGCGTCCGCCACCGCGACGGGCTGCCGATCATGCATCTGACGACCTATGTGCCGGATGCGATTGGCCGAACCTACGACCGCGCCGACATGGAGACGACGCCGCTCTACGAGCTGCTGCGCCGGGCGGGCCGCGGCTATCGCCGGGCCGAGCAGCGGATCGGGGCGGCACTGGCCGACCCCCACATCGCCGGCCTGCTGCAACTGGATGCCGGCGCGCCGCTCTTGCATATCCGTCGCCGGCTGCTGGATGGCGACGGCCGCCCGGTCGAGGACCTGACCATGCTGGCCTCGCCGCAGCGCTACCAGCTTCGCACCGTCCATAACTGGGAAGACCCGGCCGCCGGGCCCATCGTGTCCTACGAGACCACGCTCGCCGAGTGA
- a CDS encoding ABC transporter ATP-binding protein, with translation MPGPAAGLISFEGFGKSFEVPGGTVHAARDVNLTVDEGEFVTLVGPSGCGKSTLLNAVAGLFPASAGTVRYRGQPVDGYNRSVGYMTQSDHLLPWRDVAGNIAVPLEIQGRSRAEIRERVQALVGLVGLTGFEKSYPTQLSGGMRKRCALARLLAYDPETLLMDEPFGALDAQLRLGMQIEIRKLCRDLGKTVLFVTHDLDEAVALADRCAVFSPRPGTIRRIVDVPLPRDRDLLRLRHDRRYVELTAELWDLLAPSIATHADMEPTR, from the coding sequence ATGCCCGGGCCCGCGGCTGGGCTGATCTCCTTCGAGGGGTTCGGCAAGTCGTTCGAGGTGCCGGGCGGCACCGTGCATGCCGCGCGCGACGTGAACCTGACCGTCGACGAAGGCGAGTTCGTGACGCTCGTCGGGCCGTCCGGCTGCGGCAAGTCGACCTTGCTGAATGCGGTCGCCGGCCTCTTCCCCGCCAGCGCCGGGACCGTGCGCTATCGCGGCCAGCCGGTCGACGGCTACAACCGCTCGGTCGGCTACATGACGCAGAGCGACCACCTGCTGCCCTGGCGCGACGTCGCCGGCAACATCGCCGTGCCGCTGGAGATCCAGGGCCGGTCGCGGGCCGAGATCCGCGAGCGGGTGCAGGCACTGGTCGGCCTGGTCGGGCTGACGGGGTTCGAGAAATCCTATCCGACCCAGCTTTCGGGCGGCATGCGCAAGCGCTGCGCGCTGGCCCGCCTGCTGGCCTACGACCCCGAGACCTTGCTGATGGACGAGCCGTTCGGCGCGCTCGACGCCCAACTTCGCCTCGGCATGCAGATCGAGATCCGCAAGCTCTGCCGCGACCTCGGCAAGACCGTGCTGTTCGTCACCCACGACCTGGACGAGGCCGTGGCGCTGGCCGACCGCTGCGCCGTCTTCAGCCCGCGCCCCGGTACCATCCGGCGCATCGTCGACGTGCCGCTGCCGCGCGACCGCGACCTGCTGCGGCTGCGCCACGACCGCCGCTATGTCGAGCTGACGGCCGAGCTATGGGACCTGCTGGCACCCAGCATCGCCACCCATGCCGACATGGAGCCCACCCGATGA
- the phnA gene encoding phosphonoacetate hydrolase produces the protein MDGTSRDRSVEVNGRRYQAPRQPTVIVCVDGSEPDYTTEAIRAGVMPFLEGALKRGASLLADCVVPSFTNPNNLSIVTGRPPAVHGIAGNYFLNPETGKEVMMNDPQFLRTGTILAAFADAGLSVAVVTAKDKLRTLLGHKMKGICFSAEKADKATVAENGIDDLLAFVDRPLPSVYSADLSEFVFAAGVRLLETRRPDIMYLSTTDYIQHKHAPGTPVANHFYAMIDRHIAAMDRLGAVIALTADHGMNAKFGADGQPQVIYLQSVLDGMLGAGAARVILPITDPYVVHHGALGSFATAYLPAGSDAAAVAAKLAAIPGMELVLDGDAAAAHFELPRERIGDLVAVSARNWVLGTRADLHDLSGLDAPLRSHGGISEQRVPLMVTRPVTDLDPAHRLRNFDIFDVALNHLA, from the coding sequence ATGGACGGGACTTCCCGCGACCGCTCGGTCGAAGTGAACGGCCGGCGCTACCAGGCGCCGCGCCAGCCGACCGTCATCGTCTGCGTCGACGGCTCCGAGCCGGACTACACGACGGAGGCCATCCGGGCGGGCGTCATGCCCTTCCTGGAAGGTGCGCTGAAGCGCGGCGCCAGCCTGCTGGCCGATTGCGTGGTGCCGAGCTTCACCAACCCCAACAACCTGTCGATCGTCACCGGCCGGCCGCCGGCCGTGCATGGCATCGCCGGCAACTACTTCCTGAACCCGGAAACGGGCAAGGAAGTGATGATGAACGACCCGCAGTTCCTGCGCACCGGCACCATCCTGGCCGCCTTCGCCGATGCCGGCCTGTCGGTCGCGGTCGTGACGGCCAAGGACAAGCTGCGCACGCTGCTGGGCCACAAGATGAAGGGCATCTGCTTCTCGGCCGAGAAGGCCGACAAGGCGACGGTGGCCGAGAACGGCATCGACGACCTGCTGGCCTTCGTCGACCGGCCGCTGCCGTCGGTCTACAGCGCCGACCTGTCGGAGTTCGTGTTCGCGGCCGGCGTCCGCCTGCTGGAGACGCGGCGGCCCGACATCATGTACCTGTCGACCACCGACTACATCCAGCACAAGCACGCGCCGGGCACCCCGGTCGCCAACCACTTCTATGCCATGATCGACCGCCACATCGCGGCGATGGATCGCCTCGGCGCCGTCATCGCCCTGACCGCCGACCACGGCATGAACGCCAAGTTCGGTGCCGACGGGCAGCCCCAGGTGATCTATCTGCAGAGCGTGCTGGACGGCATGCTGGGTGCGGGTGCGGCCCGCGTCATCCTGCCGATCACCGACCCCTACGTCGTCCATCACGGCGCGCTCGGCTCGTTCGCGACGGCCTACCTGCCGGCCGGCAGCGATGCCGCTGCGGTGGCCGCCAAGCTGGCCGCCATCCCGGGCATGGAGCTGGTGCTGGACGGCGACGCCGCGGCCGCGCATTTCGAGCTGCCGCGCGAGCGCATCGGCGACCTGGTGGCCGTCTCGGCGCGCAACTGGGTGCTGGGCACGCGGGCCGACCTGCACGACCTGTCCGGCCTGGACGCGCCCTTGCGCTCCCATGGCGGGATCAGCGAGCAGCGCGTGCCGCTGATGGTGACGCGGCCGGTCACGGACCTGGACCCGGCCCACCGCCTGCGCAACTTCGACATCTTCGACGTCGCCCTCAACCACCTCGCCTGA